One genomic region from Kamptonema formosum PCC 6407 encodes:
- the asnB gene encoding asparagine synthase (glutamine-hydrolyzing) codes for MCGFAGFIDFQDSQQQEYWAYLTQMGQQLFRRGPDDEQVVNSHPLWLIFRRLSIIDVDGGVQPIWNEDNTMFVVVNGEIYNHLELRSQLRENHHFRTKSDAEIVLHLYEELGAKALEYLNGMFAIALWDGQKQQLFLARDRLGIKPLYYAQVGSQLIFGSTLASLLAHPNTPWHPQFQDLTNLSATTSFVRGINRLAGGHYLLFDVTTKTVTPQCYWNLADYLVTEPVNDRRTPSDYIREYRDLFVDSVKKRLMSDVPVGACFSGGLDSGVIVAVARQAQPDFHCFNICDDNTRENGDFQAAYQLCQQLKLPFHPIWFDPEIFLDQLDFSLETLEYFIWLIDSPKFNLEWIYKHELYRYANTVMPELKVMLLGQGSDEFAGGYSTADDKTVKNWQEYNSELASKQEYNLQRKKSTGLKDGSSVFDYTLQYCPPGCTSFQKEMLMEIYSLQDYNLWHEDRTSMNQSIEARVPFLDHRLVQYLVSIPPQHHPTLFWNKTIIRQMAQEWLPNDFVYRQKSHATEPQIYNRMKYKIVQRIFPEFKQKYIDNRDKSLFKPETMLGWFEQPHRNQNGILGFEQLLNGMAMTIFKELCRERNSIIPGDYLYGRSPLEVRL; via the coding sequence ATGTGTGGATTTGCCGGATTTATTGACTTCCAAGATTCTCAGCAACAGGAATATTGGGCATATCTTACCCAGATGGGGCAACAATTATTTCGACGTGGCCCTGATGACGAGCAAGTTGTTAACTCTCATCCTCTTTGGTTAATTTTTAGAAGACTTTCGATTATTGATGTAGATGGAGGAGTGCAACCGATTTGGAATGAAGATAATACAATGTTTGTGGTGGTGAATGGGGAAATTTATAACCATCTTGAGTTGCGATCGCAATTAAGAGAAAACCATCACTTTCGTACCAAATCTGATGCAGAGATTGTGCTACACTTATATGAAGAACTGGGTGCTAAAGCTCTCGAATACCTCAACGGAATGTTTGCGATTGCTCTGTGGGATGGTCAAAAGCAACAATTATTCTTAGCACGAGATCGGCTTGGTATTAAACCTTTATATTATGCTCAAGTTGGTTCACAACTGATCTTCGGTTCCACTTTAGCATCTCTGCTGGCTCACCCTAATACACCTTGGCATCCTCAGTTTCAAGACTTAACTAATCTCAGCGCTACGACTTCCTTTGTCAGAGGTATTAATCGCCTGGCAGGGGGACATTACCTATTATTCGATGTCACTACAAAAACCGTAACTCCTCAATGTTATTGGAACTTAGCTGATTATTTAGTTACTGAACCCGTAAACGATCGGCGCACTCCCAGCGATTATATCAGAGAATATCGCGACCTATTTGTTGATAGTGTAAAGAAGCGCCTAATGAGTGATGTTCCCGTGGGAGCTTGTTTCAGCGGTGGACTCGATTCCGGGGTAATTGTGGCCGTTGCGCGTCAGGCACAACCAGATTTTCACTGCTTTAATATTTGCGATGATAACACCCGCGAAAATGGAGATTTTCAAGCAGCATATCAGCTTTGCCAACAGTTGAAACTTCCATTTCATCCGATTTGGTTTGACCCAGAAATATTCTTAGATCAACTCGATTTTTCCTTAGAGACACTGGAATATTTTATTTGGTTAATCGACTCTCCTAAATTTAACTTGGAGTGGATTTATAAGCACGAACTCTATCGTTATGCTAACACCGTAATGCCTGAATTGAAGGTGATGCTATTAGGACAGGGTTCAGATGAATTTGCTGGTGGTTACTCTACAGCCGACGATAAAACAGTCAAAAACTGGCAAGAGTATAACTCAGAACTGGCTAGCAAACAAGAGTATAATCTCCAACGCAAAAAATCGACTGGACTTAAGGATGGTTCTTCTGTATTTGATTACACTCTCCAATATTGTCCTCCTGGTTGCACAAGCTTTCAAAAAGAAATGTTGATGGAAATTTATTCCCTACAAGACTATAACCTCTGGCATGAAGACCGTACTTCTATGAATCAAAGTATAGAAGCTCGCGTGCCGTTTTTAGATCATCGTTTGGTGCAATATCTCGTTTCAATTCCACCACAACATCACCCTACACTGTTTTGGAATAAGACTATTATCCGCCAAATGGCTCAAGAGTGGTTGCCAAATGATTTTGTCTATCGCCAAAAATCCCACGCCACAGAACCTCAAATCTACAACCGTATGAAATATAAAATTGTGCAGCGGATTTTTCCCGAATTTAAGCAAAAGTATATTGATAATCGCGATAAGTCCTTATTTAAACCAGAAACTATGCTGGGATGGTTCGAGCAACCTCATCGCAATCAAAATGGTATTCTTGGCTTTGAGCAGTTATTAAATGGGATGGCAATGACTATTTTCAAAGAGCTTTGCCGCGAGAGAAATTCTATAATACCTGGAGATTATTTGTATGGACGATCGCCATTAGAAGTCCGTTTGTAG
- the msrP gene encoding protein-methionine-sulfoxide reductase catalytic subunit MsrP, with protein sequence MPLIHIPKSWEISEREVTPETIFMNRRRFVTSLIGVGLSASLLPLTGCNSNSESISQSTPGLNHIYPGLNRNPNFAQVDRSITEEDLATKYNNFYEYGGTKSIWQSAQRLPLDNWKVEVSGLVKNPRIYDLDDLEKKFPIEERVYRFRCVEAWAMVVPWVGFPMKLLMADVEPLSNAKFVRFTSFYDPKITKGPGILSQFYPWPYTEGLRIEEMANDLAFFATGIYGKSLPKQNGAPLRQVIPWKYGFKGAKSIVKIDFVENQPETFWHKISPNEYGFEANVNPEKPHPRWSQATERIVGPGSSFSWETRPTIVYNGYGEYVASLYA encoded by the coding sequence ATGCCCTTAATCCATATTCCTAAATCCTGGGAAATTTCCGAACGGGAAGTAACACCGGAAACTATTTTTATGAATCGCCGCCGCTTTGTCACCAGCTTAATAGGTGTTGGCTTAAGCGCTTCTCTACTTCCACTTACTGGCTGCAACAGCAATTCTGAGTCAATATCTCAATCCACCCCAGGATTAAATCATATATATCCAGGGTTAAATCGCAATCCCAATTTTGCCCAAGTTGACCGATCAATAACTGAGGAAGACTTAGCAACAAAATATAATAATTTCTATGAATACGGCGGCACGAAATCAATTTGGCAATCGGCGCAAAGATTGCCGCTAGATAATTGGAAGGTAGAAGTTAGCGGTTTAGTAAAAAATCCCCGGATTTACGACTTAGACGACCTAGAAAAAAAATTCCCCATCGAAGAACGAGTCTATAGGTTCCGCTGCGTTGAAGCTTGGGCGATGGTAGTACCTTGGGTAGGATTTCCGATGAAGTTACTGATGGCAGATGTGGAACCGCTATCGAATGCTAAATTTGTGCGCTTCACTTCTTTTTACGATCCTAAGATTACCAAAGGCCCTGGTATCTTGTCACAATTCTATCCTTGGCCTTATACGGAAGGCTTGCGAATTGAGGAAATGGCGAACGATTTAGCATTTTTTGCGACTGGTATTTACGGGAAGTCTTTGCCAAAGCAAAATGGAGCTCCGCTGCGGCAAGTTATTCCTTGGAAATATGGTTTTAAAGGCGCAAAATCAATTGTTAAAATTGATTTTGTGGAGAATCAGCCAGAAACATTTTGGCATAAGATTTCGCCTAATGAATACGGGTTTGAGGCGAATGTGAATCCAGAGAAACCGCATCCGAGATGGTCGCAGGCGACGGAACGGATAGTTGGCCCTGGTTCGAGTTTTTCCTGGGAAACTCGCCCGACTATTGTGTATAATGGCTATGGGGAATATGTGGCGAGTTTGTATGCTTGA
- a CDS encoding serine/threonine-protein kinase: protein MGNNYHRTNILYLSVASIPSDDSLRHGEGTSDRDKSGFPVPETEKPENYLPIGSGTTRPAFLPHKPWVCWGSLAERPMSYCINPNCQNPQNPDCSTTCSSCGGDLLLKDRYCILDTLGQSLSSRTFLAIDRDKPSQPHCVIQQFFQSEVGDDTQKQSAEVNFYFSRKFHASAVMLDKLGQHPRIPELWASFEQNGCLYLVQEYIPGRNLAVEVSEQGVFKEVSIWQLLSELLPVLQFIHDRQLIHRDIKPQNIIRRFPQTLTKGTKGDLVLVDFGATTPANGIWPKTKATAGSAEYSSPEQIKGNATTSSDLYSLGVTCIHLLTGVSPFDLFDIKADAWTWRHYLKVPVSDRLGRILDKLVQRDPLKRYQSATEVLKDLKYGPTPLELTHHKPNWALTAWGGVALAVLSIAFNHRLPSPPPQTAFTAPEPAATIPDIRFPPPRIDDFALERSKENAPVRTLAFSAGPVWSVAVSPNGRVVVTGSTDGTVRMLHLRTGKLLKTLRGHSEAVWSVAVSPDGKAIASGSADDTIKIWDLYTGKLKRTLYGHTAGVFSVAFSPDGKAIASVGKDKTVKLWDADTGRELETLKGHSAGVQSVAFTPNGKTLATGSDDGTIKLWNWRTGKLIQTLRGHSDTVWSVAISPDGQTLASGSWDNTIKLWDLKTGTSRQPRGFLLRTLTGHLDKVQSLTFSPDGETLASGDLSGTIKLWQMGSGGLMGTLKGHSAWVEVAFSPKGKTLVSGSFDDTIKVWSLSP, encoded by the coding sequence GTGGGAAACAATTATCATAGAACAAATATTCTTTACTTGTCGGTAGCCAGCATCCCATCTGATGACTCTCTCAGGCATGGGGAAGGAACAAGCGATCGCGACAAGTCGGGTTTTCCGGTTCCCGAAACAGAAAAACCGGAAAACTATTTGCCCATAGGAAGCGGTACAACCCGCCCCGCTTTCCTCCCCCACAAACCTTGGGTCTGCTGGGGGTCTCTAGCGGAAAGACCGATGAGTTACTGCATCAATCCCAATTGCCAGAACCCCCAAAATCCCGATTGCAGCACAACTTGCTCTAGTTGCGGCGGGGATTTACTATTAAAAGATCGCTACTGTATCCTTGATACTCTTGGTCAAAGCCTTAGTAGCCGCACTTTCTTAGCGATCGATCGAGATAAACCATCCCAACCCCACTGCGTAATTCAGCAGTTTTTTCAATCAGAAGTTGGCGATGACACTCAGAAGCAATCAGCAGAGGTAAATTTCTATTTCTCTCGTAAATTTCACGCCTCTGCCGTGATGCTGGATAAGTTAGGCCAACATCCCCGCATTCCTGAATTGTGGGCATCTTTTGAACAGAACGGTTGCCTCTATTTAGTCCAAGAATACATCCCAGGACGCAATTTAGCAGTTGAAGTCTCAGAACAGGGCGTTTTTAAAGAAGTTTCAATTTGGCAACTGTTAAGCGAATTGCTACCAGTTTTGCAATTTATCCACGATCGCCAATTGATTCACCGCGACATCAAACCACAAAATATTATCCGCCGATTCCCCCAAACCTTAACCAAGGGAACAAAGGGCGATTTGGTCTTAGTTGATTTTGGCGCTACTACCCCTGCTAATGGCATTTGGCCCAAAACTAAAGCAACGGCCGGTTCTGCCGAATATTCTTCCCCCGAACAAATCAAAGGCAATGCTACAACCTCCAGCGATTTGTATAGCTTAGGCGTGACTTGCATTCACTTACTCACGGGAGTTTCGCCCTTTGATTTGTTTGATATTAAAGCCGATGCTTGGACGTGGCGGCATTATTTGAAAGTGCCAGTTAGCGATCGCCTCGGCCGCATTCTCGATAAACTCGTCCAGCGCGACCCCTTAAAACGCTATCAGTCAGCAACCGAAGTTCTCAAAGACCTGAAATATGGCCCCACACCCTTAGAGTTAACACACCATAAACCCAATTGGGCTTTAACTGCTTGGGGAGGGGTCGCCCTTGCCGTTTTATCGATCGCCTTTAACCATCGTCTACCATCTCCCCCACCGCAGACAGCTTTCACCGCGCCAGAACCCGCTGCTACCATTCCCGACATCCGCTTCCCACCCCCGCGAATTGATGATTTCGCCCTTGAAAGGTCGAAAGAGAACGCACCGGTAAGAACTTTAGCATTTAGCGCCGGCCCTGTGTGGTCAGTAGCAGTTAGCCCCAATGGTCGCGTAGTTGTGACTGGGAGCACAGATGGTACAGTTCGGATGCTACACCTGCGTACTGGCAAATTGCTGAAAACGCTGAGGGGACATTCGGAGGCAGTTTGGTCGGTGGCCGTCAGCCCGGATGGGAAGGCGATCGCTTCTGGCAGCGCAGACGATACGATTAAAATCTGGGATCTCTACACTGGAAAACTGAAGCGAACTTTGTACGGCCATACAGCCGGTGTTTTCTCAGTGGCTTTCAGTCCCGATGGCAAGGCGATCGCTAGCGTTGGTAAAGACAAGACAGTAAAACTGTGGGACGCAGACACCGGCAGAGAATTGGAAACCCTCAAAGGACATTCCGCCGGAGTCCAGTCAGTCGCTTTTACCCCCAACGGCAAAACTCTTGCCACCGGCAGCGATGACGGTACCATCAAGCTGTGGAACTGGCGGACTGGCAAACTAATCCAGACCCTCAGAGGGCATTCAGACACAGTTTGGTCAGTTGCAATTAGTCCCGACGGTCAAACACTTGCTTCTGGGAGTTGGGATAATACGATTAAACTGTGGGATTTGAAAACTGGTACATCCCGACAACCTCGCGGTTTCTTATTACGAACTCTAACCGGCCATCTAGACAAAGTTCAATCCTTAACTTTTAGCCCTGATGGAGAAACTTTAGCTAGTGGTGATTTGAGTGGCACGATTAAACTTTGGCAGATGGGAAGCGGCGGTTTAATGGGTACGCTTAAGGGTCATTCTGCTTGGGTGGAAGTCGCTTTTAGTCCGAAGGGTAAAACATTAGTTAGTGGCAGTTTTGACGACACAATTAAGGTGTGGAGTCTTTCACCATAA
- the gnd gene encoding decarboxylating NADP(+)-dependent phosphogluconate dehydrogenase: MAQQNFGVIGLAVMGENLALNVESRGFSVSVFNRTYAKTEEFMAKRAQGKNIIATQTLQEFVESLERPRRILVMVQAGKPVDAVIQQLKPMLDPEDMIIDGGNSLYEDTERRTKELEATGLGFVGMGISGGEEGALNGASLMPGGTQTAYGKLEPILTKIAAQVDDGPCVTFIGPGGAGHYVKMVHNGIEYGDMQLIAEAYDLLKNVAGLNGEQLHEVFAEWNTTDELNSFLIEITANIFKFTDPDTKQPLVEVIMDSAGQKGTGRWTVVSALDMGVSIPTITAAVNARIMSSYKDERIKASSELSGPSAKYEGDPKELVGKIRDALYCSKICSYAQGMALLSAASKSFNYELALSEIARIWKGGCIIRAGFLDKIKKAFNDDAKLPNLLLAPEFKQTILDRQVAWREVLATASTLGIAVPAFSASLDYFDSYRRDRLPQNLTQAQRDYFGAHTYERTDKPRGEFFHTEWTQASKDSIQTGSTD; the protein is encoded by the coding sequence ATGGCACAGCAAAACTTTGGAGTAATTGGTCTAGCCGTTATGGGCGAGAACCTAGCGCTAAATGTAGAGAGTCGCGGCTTTTCCGTATCCGTCTTTAACCGCACCTACGCCAAAACCGAAGAGTTCATGGCTAAACGCGCCCAAGGCAAGAATATAATCGCCACCCAGACTCTTCAAGAATTTGTGGAATCTCTAGAACGTCCTCGCAGAATCCTAGTCATGGTACAGGCCGGCAAGCCCGTTGATGCCGTCATCCAGCAGCTAAAACCCATGCTAGACCCGGAAGACATGATCATTGACGGCGGCAATTCCCTCTACGAAGATACCGAACGCCGTACCAAAGAATTAGAAGCAACAGGACTGGGATTTGTGGGCATGGGCATCAGCGGCGGCGAAGAAGGCGCTCTTAATGGTGCTAGTTTGATGCCGGGAGGTACGCAAACAGCTTACGGGAAATTGGAGCCAATTCTGACCAAAATTGCCGCTCAAGTAGACGACGGCCCTTGCGTGACTTTCATCGGCCCTGGCGGTGCCGGTCACTACGTAAAAATGGTACACAATGGCATTGAGTATGGCGATATGCAGCTAATTGCTGAAGCCTACGACTTGCTCAAAAATGTGGCCGGACTCAATGGCGAACAGTTGCACGAAGTGTTTGCAGAATGGAACACTACTGACGAACTTAACTCATTTTTGATTGAAATTACTGCTAATATTTTCAAGTTCACTGACCCCGACACTAAGCAGCCTTTAGTTGAAGTGATTATGGACTCAGCGGGTCAAAAAGGTACCGGTCGTTGGACGGTAGTTAGTGCTTTGGATATGGGCGTAAGTATTCCCACAATTACTGCTGCTGTCAATGCCCGGATTATGTCTTCTTACAAAGACGAACGGATTAAAGCTTCTAGCGAACTATCGGGGCCTTCTGCTAAATATGAGGGCGATCCGAAGGAGTTGGTAGGTAAGATTCGGGATGCCCTTTATTGCTCGAAGATTTGCTCTTACGCTCAAGGTATGGCGCTGTTAAGTGCGGCATCAAAGTCGTTTAATTACGAATTGGCTTTGAGTGAAATTGCGCGAATTTGGAAAGGCGGTTGTATTATTCGAGCCGGGTTTTTGGATAAGATTAAGAAGGCTTTCAATGATGATGCTAAGTTGCCGAATTTGTTGCTAGCGCCAGAGTTTAAGCAGACAATTTTGGATCGGCAGGTAGCTTGGCGGGAGGTGTTGGCTACTGCGAGTACGTTGGGGATTGCTGTCCCGGCTTTCAGTGCGTCGCTAGACTATTTTGATAGCTATCGGCGCGATCGCTTGCCCCAAAATCTAACGCAAGCTCAACGGGATTATTTCGGCGCTCACACTTATGAGCGGACTGATAAGCCTCGCGGTGAGTTCTTCCATACTGAGTGGACGCAGGCTTCTAAGGATTCGATTCAAACTGGGAGTACGGATTAA
- a CDS encoding Uma2 family endonuclease gives MIQTIAKTVTFDEFIAWYPENSVHKYELHKGVIVEMPKPTGEHSELGGFLSFELTLLCRSNQLPYFLPKECVVKHLSDESGYEPDVIVLDREAVAANEPRWSKESVITMGSSIRLIIEIVSTNWRDDYFTKARDYEESGIPEYWIVDYRGLGGRQFIGNPKQPTLSVCQLVDGEYQVKQFRGDDRIESLAFPDLQLTAEQIFRAGLPPGESN, from the coding sequence ATGATTCAAACCATAGCCAAAACAGTCACTTTTGATGAGTTCATCGCGTGGTATCCAGAGAACTCTGTCCACAAATACGAACTACACAAAGGAGTAATTGTCGAAATGCCAAAACCAACAGGTGAACATTCAGAACTTGGCGGTTTTCTCAGTTTCGAGTTAACTCTTCTTTGTCGCAGCAATCAACTTCCTTACTTTCTTCCCAAGGAATGCGTAGTCAAGCACCTTAGCGATGAATCTGGTTACGAACCAGATGTTATCGTCTTGGATCGGGAAGCTGTCGCCGCCAACGAGCCGCGTTGGTCAAAGGAATCCGTCATTACAATGGGTTCGTCAATTCGTCTGATTATAGAAATAGTCAGCACCAATTGGCGTGATGACTATTTCACAAAAGCTAGGGATTATGAAGAATCTGGGATTCCTGAATACTGGATTGTTGACTACCGGGGTTTAGGTGGCAGGCAGTTTATCGGCAACCCAAAACAACCTACCCTCTCCGTTTGCCAACTGGTTGACGGTGAGTATCAGGTCAAACAGTTTAGAGGCGATGACCGGATTGAGTCGCTGGCTTTTCCAGACTTGCAACTGACGGCCGAGCAGATTTTTCGAGCCGGTTTGCCTCCAGGTGAGTCGAACTAG
- a CDS encoding DUF433 domain-containing protein, translating to MSKNFPTISTSSEIMGGTPVFMGTRVPVETLFDYVEAGESIDDFLEGFPTVTREQVIALLEEARKQLIGLVA from the coding sequence ATGTCTAAGAATTTTCCCACGATTAGCACTTCGAGTGAAATCATGGGTGGGACTCCTGTTTTTATGGGCACTAGGGTTCCTGTGGAAACACTTTTTGACTATGTAGAAGCGGGAGAATCAATTGATGATTTTTTAGAGGGATTTCCCACTGTCACCAGGGAACAAGTAATTGCACTGTTGGAAGAGGCTAGAAAGCAATTAATTGGCTTGGTGGCGTAG
- a CDS encoding DUF5615 family PIN-like protein — protein sequence MKILLDECIDRRLAKEFVGCDIKTVPQMGWAGIKNGQLLALAEAEFDIFITVDRNLSFQQNLPQFNIAVVVLEVSSNRLADMKPVVPNVLAILATVTKGKATVVSE from the coding sequence ATGAAGATTCTCTTAGATGAGTGTATAGATCGCAGGTTGGCAAAAGAGTTTGTTGGCTGCGATATAAAAACAGTTCCACAGATGGGATGGGCAGGTATTAAAAATGGTCAACTGCTTGCTTTAGCAGAGGCAGAATTTGATATTTTTATCACTGTCGATCGTAATTTGTCATTTCAGCAAAATTTACCACAGTTTAATATTGCTGTAGTTGTTTTGGAGGTATCCTCTAACCGCTTGGCAGATATGAAGCCAGTGGTGCCAAATGTTCTGGCTATTCTAGCTACAGTCACTAAAGGTAAAGCTACGGTTGTTAGTGAGTAG
- the hisA gene encoding 1-(5-phosphoribosyl)-5-[(5-phosphoribosylamino)methylideneamino]imidazole-4-carboxamide isomerase, protein MNVIPAIDLLEGRCVRLYQGDYARSQTFNENPVEVARQWVDEGATLLHLVDLDGAKVGHAVNQKAIEAIVKAVDVPCQVGGGLRDRASVSTLINLGVKRAILGTVAVEKPQLVAELCGEFPGQILVGIDARNGKVATRGWLETSEVLATDLAHQMAQLGAAEIIYTDIQRDGTLSGPNLEALRELANAVAIPVIASGGVSSIADLLSLLALEPLGVTGAIVGRAIYTGDISLKEAIRAVGQGRWQDVPPDLGSSSFA, encoded by the coding sequence ATGAATGTAATTCCAGCTATTGATTTATTAGAAGGTCGGTGCGTCAGACTCTATCAGGGAGATTATGCGCGATCGCAAACCTTTAATGAGAACCCCGTTGAAGTGGCTAGACAGTGGGTAGATGAAGGCGCGACGCTATTGCACTTAGTAGATCTCGACGGCGCGAAAGTAGGTCATGCCGTCAATCAAAAGGCAATTGAAGCCATTGTCAAAGCAGTGGATGTGCCTTGTCAAGTCGGTGGCGGTTTGCGCGATCGCGCTTCAGTTTCCACCCTCATCAATTTAGGCGTTAAACGGGCTATCTTGGGGACTGTAGCAGTTGAAAAGCCGCAATTAGTTGCCGAATTGTGCGGCGAATTTCCCGGTCAAATTCTGGTGGGAATTGATGCGAGAAACGGTAAAGTTGCGACTAGAGGCTGGTTAGAAACCTCGGAAGTTTTAGCAACGGATCTCGCGCACCAAATGGCTCAACTCGGTGCAGCGGAGATTATTTACACGGATATTCAACGGGATGGAACTCTCTCTGGCCCGAACTTAGAGGCTTTACGAGAACTCGCAAATGCTGTGGCTATTCCTGTAATCGCATCTGGCGGCGTGAGTTCGATCGCAGATTTGCTGAGTTTGTTGGCTTTGGAACCTTTGGGAGTGACAGGCGCGATCGTTGGCCGGGCCATTTATACAGGTGATATCTCACTTAAAGAGGCAATTCGGGCTGTCGGCCAAGGACGTTGGCAAGATGTACCCCCGGATTTGGGTTCTTCAAGTTTTGCTTGA
- a CDS encoding glycoside hydrolase family 10 protein → MFKLYRWQRIIALIITFAMTAATIAIATPLVYGQTPPKLPRTELRGVWLTNIDSEVLYSKKNVTTAIDRLAQLNFNTVYPTVWQGGYTLYPSAIAKGAMGIAMEPTPGLKGRDVLKEIVEEAHKKGLAVIPWFEFGFMAPADSELAKKHPDWLTKRRDGTTIWKEGKDDRVWLNPFHPQVQKFILDLIIEIVVKYNIDGIQFDDHFGLPAEFGYDNLTVAMYKKEVNGQSPSDDFRETFWGRWRADKINDFMGRIFRAVKFRKPKCIMSLSPNPLHFALPAHLQDWFTWERRGFIEEIIIQVYRNDLPRFVAELEREEVKLAKGHIPVGIGILTGLKNNSIPLKQIQDQVQEVRKRGLAGVSFFFYESLSSWAKETPDQRNSAFRQMFPTKIQRPSV, encoded by the coding sequence ATGTTCAAACTGTACAGATGGCAGCGGATTATTGCTTTAATAATTACCTTTGCAATGACAGCGGCGACGATCGCGATCGCTACCCCATTAGTTTATGGTCAAACGCCGCCTAAATTGCCAAGAACTGAATTACGCGGTGTTTGGCTCACTAACATTGATAGCGAGGTTTTATATTCTAAAAAAAATGTAACTACAGCCATCGATCGCCTAGCTCAACTCAACTTTAATACAGTTTATCCTACCGTTTGGCAAGGCGGTTATACCCTTTATCCCAGTGCTATAGCTAAAGGAGCAATGGGTATAGCTATGGAACCAACACCAGGATTAAAAGGACGAGATGTACTGAAAGAAATCGTCGAGGAAGCACATAAAAAAGGATTGGCTGTTATTCCTTGGTTTGAATTTGGTTTTATGGCTCCCGCTGATTCAGAATTAGCTAAAAAACACCCCGACTGGCTGACTAAACGTCGCGACGGTACAACTATTTGGAAAGAAGGCAAAGATGACCGCGTTTGGCTGAATCCTTTTCACCCTCAAGTACAGAAATTCATCCTAGATTTAATTATCGAGATTGTGGTTAAATATAACATAGATGGGATACAATTTGATGACCATTTTGGATTGCCTGCTGAATTTGGCTATGATAATTTAACAGTGGCAATGTACAAAAAAGAAGTTAATGGTCAATCTCCCTCTGATGACTTCCGAGAAACTTTCTGGGGGCGTTGGCGGGCTGATAAAATCAATGATTTCATGGGGCGAATTTTCCGGGCTGTAAAATTCCGCAAACCTAAATGTATTATGTCCCTTTCTCCTAACCCTTTACACTTTGCCTTACCTGCTCATTTACAGGACTGGTTTACTTGGGAAAGGCGCGGTTTCATCGAAGAAATTATCATTCAAGTTTACCGGAACGATTTACCCCGTTTTGTGGCTGAATTAGAGCGAGAAGAAGTTAAGCTGGCTAAAGGTCATATTCCTGTGGGGATTGGAATTTTAACAGGATTGAAAAATAACTCTATCCCGCTTAAACAAATTCAAGATCAGGTTCAAGAAGTGCGTAAGCGCGGATTAGCTGGGGTGTCTTTCTTCTTCTATGAAAGTTTGTCTAGTTGGGCAAAAGAAACACCAGATCAACGCAATTCAGCCTTTCGACAGATGTTTCCTACAAAAATCCAACGACCATCGGTTTGA